GTTTTTACTGTTGAAAGATGAACAGGGAAGTTTTGTTTTTAAACGTGATCGATGACTTGATTGAAAATTCTCTTGTGAACTGGACTTTTGTCTTGATTTCCCTCCAGCATTTATTTGTGAAGGGACCGGAAAAAACAAATTACATTTGGACTAATGTAGTTATGTTTTGGCTGCTAACTACTGAGAAGGCATGGGGATTATTTCAGGGGAGCGGCCCACGCCTTTTTGGACTAGCCATTCACAACCGATGAAGAAAGTCTAGCTGGTGTACAGTCATTGATCTAGATTCTAGAGACATAGAATGAGAGCCACTTTAAAGAATGGAATTTTTTGTCTTGTATCAAAGTGATACAAGCTTATGCTTTTGGGCAAGATTTTTACTTGCTAACGAAACATGTACTAAAGACGAAAAAGCAACAGATAGCATTTTGGCCTCTGTCTtactttttatacattttagaatccaTATCTCTTTAAGGTGGCTCACAATGTTCCTTTCAACTCTTGTGTATATTAAAGAAAATGAGTTGAAATCCATTTAGCCGTTTGGTCACTTGTGTTTTTTCACTAGGTAAACTGAGAACCATGGCAAATGCACactgtttatttggatccccattttgtttttgcagaagcagcagctactcttcctggggtctacaaaactgatagacaaggacagtcgcaacaatgtacactgctcaaaaaataaagggaacactaaaataacacatcctagatctgaatgaatgaaatattcttattaaatacttttttctttacatagttgaatgtgctgacaacaaaatcacgcaaaaattatcaatggaaatcaaatttatcaacccatggaggtctggatttggagtcacactcaaaattaaagtggaaaaccacactacaggctgatccaactttgatgtaatgtccttaaaacaagtcaaaatgaggctcagtagtgtgtgtgtggcctccacgtgcctgtatgacctccctacaatgcctgggcatgctcctgatgaggtggcgggtggtctcctgagggatctcctcccagacctggactaaagcatccgccaactcctggacagtctgtggtgcaacgtggcattggtggatggagcgggacatgatgtcccagatgtgctcaattggattcaggtctggggaacgggcgggccagtccatagcatcaatgccttcctcttgcaggaactgctgacacactccagccacatgaggtctagcattgtcttgcattaggaggaacccagggccaaccgcaccagcatatggtctcacaaggggtctgaggatctcatctcggtacctaatggcagtcaggctacctctggcgagcacatggagggctgtgcggccccccaaagaaatgccaccccacaccatgactgacccaccgccaaaccggtcatgctggaggatgttgcaggcagcagaacgttctccacggcgtctccagactgtcacgtctgtcacatgtgctcagtgtgaacctgcctTCATCAGTGATGAGCAcaaggcgccagtggcgaatttgccaatcttggtgttctctggcaaatgccaaacgtcctgcacggtgttgggctgtaagcacaacccccacctgtggacgttgggccctcatggattctgtttctgaccgtttgagcagacacatgcacatttgggGCCTGCTGGAgttcattttgcagggctctggcagtgctcctcctgctcttccttgcacaaaggctgaggtagcggtcctgctgctgggttgttgccctcctacggcctcctccacgtctcctgatgtactggcctgtctcctggtaccgtctccatgctctggacactacgctgacagacacagcaaaccttcttgccacagctcgcattgatttccatcctggatgagctgcactacctgagccacttgtgtgggttgtagactccgtctcatgctaccactagagtgaaagcaccgccagcattcaaaagtgaccaaaacatcagccaggaagcataggaactgagaagtggtctgtggttatcatctgcagaaccactcctttattggggttgtcttgctaattgcctataatttccatctgttgtctattccatttgcacaacagcatgtgaaatgtattgtcaatcagtgttgcttcctaagtggacagtttgatttcacagaagtgtgattgacttggagttacattgtgttgtttaagtgttccctttatttttttgagcagtgtataatgtataataccagtggtggaagaagtacataattgtcatacttgagtaaaagtaaagataccttaatagaaactGACTCAAGTAAAGTGAAGGTCACCCAGTAAactaatacttgagtaaaagtatggGTAAAAAGTATAAATGCCAAATTCCTTTATATTAAGCagaccagacagcaccattttcttgttttttaaatgtcaggggcacactccaacactcagacaattTAGAAATTAAGCATTTGTTTAGTGAGTAGGTCAGATCATCGGCATTAGGGGTGACTAGagttgttctcttgataagtgtgagaAATTGacaattttctgtcctgctaagcattcaaaatgtaacatgtACTTTTGGATGTTGAgataaatgtatggagtaaaaagtacattattttctttatgaatgtagtgaagtaaaagtagtcaatatgaatagtgaagtacagatacccacaactacttaagtactttacaccactgtaaaaTACGATATACAAACAGTATAAAGTTTGACTAATCAAATGTACTATGCTTTATTTATACTATTGTCAATCGTTGTCCAATCTGCTGTCCAAGGTCCTGATTTCGGACCTCCTCCTGGTTGATTCTACAATCGGCGTGGCAAGATGGTCGACTGACCGCTCTAACAATTTCTCAAAGGCGAAAGGCATGCGGCAGGCGAGATCAGATGGGAatattctagccaatgagagagcAGATACCCGTAAGAACTGGCACAACCGATAGAAAAATCGTCGCAATGTCACGTGCAGGACATCAGTACACTCTTAATAATTTAAGTATTATGAAActtatatttgatcaaataagcctcacctATCAAAATAGCAATTCACTTGTATCTTCACTAGATTCGACACTCATTGCTGCCCCCCCCGCCCCACTTGGTCTGCTTAAACGCTTATTTTCACGCAGACAGATTTTGGGCGGAGTCGAGACTCGCTTCGCCTCCGGTTCACCAACTTCAGCTCCCCCTTCATTTTCTCTTAGAAGTGTAGAGATTTATCCGACAGCCAATCATGTACTTCTCACAGCGTGACACGGGCAGGGGGAGACGACTACGGAATCCATTTGGGACAAGACCATAGAGAAGGATAGAGGCCTCTAGtagcacaaaaaaatatattaggATGGGaagcgccattgagggcttccaccattgtAATgaagtcaactgggtgggacttccaacttcattgaATGATCCCGACTGGTTACTCTGTTAGCGTCATGTCCAACCGGACGGATCAGCCAATCACGAAGAAGAAAATGTATTACTTCAAAATTGAGATTGACAGCATCGGCAGGGCAGGCAGACGCAAAATGGCACAGATGAGTCATCTATCTAGCTTTATGGACGAGACAATAGTTGCAAGTTCAAAGAGTAATTTGCATGGTTTGAGTCGAGTTTTCTGAGAAAATGGTATCGGCGGCGTTTAAAGAAACCCAATCTCTCTTTACTCCAGTGACGGTTTATTCTCTGCTGGCCTGCGCCACTCAGTTCGTCGTGGGATACATCCTCGCGCAGATATGGGGAAGAAAATGCTCTGGACCTGATAGATGGGTGCTCGTGTGGCTTTTCTACGACGCAATTGTTCACATTACTTTGGTGAGTGTGTGATGTGAGTGAGAAGGTGTTGTCAACATAGAAAGTTAATTTGCAGCTCTTATTTGACTCTTTCTACTGTTTGTTCTTACAGGAAGGACCTTTTGTTTACATGTCACTTGTTGGAACCGTGGCAACTTCAGACAATATTTTTGCTGAACTTTGTAAGTAGGCTACCTTGACTGCAATAAAAAACAAATGGATTAAACAAAATGATTTATAGTACTGTGTattgaacttttttttttatcatgcaAAATATAAATTATTACCAATGGTGCGTGTGTTTGAGATGTGCTTTGGAGCCTGGTTGTGGTGAGACATCTAGTGGATATAGTATTAAAATGCTCACATTAAACTGAATAATATACAGGAATGGAATATCAATCACGGTTAATGCTGGAGTAGAACAAAAACGTGCACCCTCTGGCCCTGGGGTCCCCCAGGAATATATTGAGATACTGCTCTAACAGATATTCTGTCCATGTAGGGAAGGAGTATGGAAAGGCAGATGAGCGCTGGCTCCACTCTGACCCCACCATCGTCTCCTTGGAGCTGTTGACGGTGGTCCTGGACGGCATCCTGGCGCTGGTACTTGTCTATGCCATCGTCAAGGACAAACACTACAGGTAGGAACACTGGTACTAAATATGCTTCATTGTCAGGCTTTTATCATGCTTTATGCCATTTCTATATTGGTACCATATTTCTTTATAGAGAACACTAATTATATACAGAATTGTCCCATTACACAAACGAGTGTTTACATCCCATTAGACACTATAAGAATGTAAATTGACTTGCTGTCTTCAGCATGTGATGTGTTGAATGACCTATTACCATATACATAGATGTaatgtgcatttggaaagtattcagacccctttttccacattgttacattacagccttattctaaaatcaaatactgttttcccctcaatctacaaactatacccataatgacaaagcaaaaacaggacaaacattttttaaacattttattaaatataaagagataccttatttacgtaaggattttttgctatgagactcaaaattgagctccgtgggcatcctgtttccattgatcatccttgatgtttctacaacttgatcggagtccacctgtggtaaattcaatagattggacatgatttggaaaggcacatacctgtctatgtcccacagttggcagtgcatgtcagagcaaaaaccaagccatgaggtcgaaaggaattgtccgaagagctccgagacaggattgtgtcaagggaccgatctggggaagggtaccaaacattttctgcagcgttgaaggttgccaagaacacagtggcctccatcattcttaaatggaagaagtttggaaccaccaagactcttcctagagctggccgcccatccaaactgagcaatcagggcgAGAATTGCCTTGGTcgtggaggtgaccaagaacccgatggtcactctgacagagctccagagttcctctgtggagatgtgagaaccttccagaaggacaaccatctttgcagcacgcctccaatcaggcctttatggtagagtggccagacggaagccactcctcagtaaatggcacatggagccctcttggagtttgccaaaaggcacccaaaggacagaccatgggaaacaagattctctggtcagatgaaatcaagattgaactctttggcctgaatgccaagcgtcacgtctggaggaaacctcacagtatcatgctgtggggttgttttacAGCGGCGgaaactgggagactagtcaggattgagggaaagatgaacgtagcgaagtacagagagatccttgatgaaaacctgctcaggacctcagactggggtgaaggacTGGGGCAACAGGAcaaccaccctaagcacacagccaagacagcgcaggagaggcttcgagacaagtctctggatTTCCTTGAGaagcccagccagagctcggacttgaacccgatcaagcatctctggagagacctgaaaatagctgtgcagtgacactccccatccaacctgacagatcttgagaggatctgcagagaagaatgggagaaactccccaaaaacaggtgtgccaagcttgtagcatatccaagaagactcgaggctgtaatcgctaccaaagttGCTTTAAAGTACTGAGTATagtgtctaaatacttatgtaaatgtgatatttcaggtatTAACACATGTCAAACCTGCAAAAATTTGAAACTTGTTTTTgctgtgtcattattggatattgtgtgtagattgctgagaaccCCCcccaatttaatccattttaaaatgtggctttaacgtaacaaaatgtggaaaaagtcaaggggtctgaattctttcctaatgcactgtacatgGAAAATATAGCCTGGGCGCAAGTTGGTTATCAACCTAAGTAAACGTGTCATTGTTTGTTTTGAATCTCAATGGTCAATGTGTGTTTTTAGCTTGTTTTGTTGTTGCACAGCCTGGCCTTCCGGGTGAATAGTTCTCCATGTTTGTTTTCAGGCACTTTGTCCAGatcacgttgtgtgtgtgtgagttgtacGGAGGCTGGATGACCTTCTGTCCAGACTGGCTGGCAGgcagccccaacctcaacacaaaCCACTGGCTCTACTTATGGATCTACCTGGTCTTCTTCAATGGGGTGTGGGTGGTGGTACCTGGACTGCTGTTGTGGCAATCATGGCTGTCACTCAAACGACTTCACCCCTCCTACCAAGCCCCGAAGAAGCAGAAATAGACATTATTTTGTATGTACATAGTAGGCATTGGCACGCCCACTACCCAAAAGCCTGGCTTCGCAcaaataatatgccatttagcagacagacATTAGGTTTAGCATGTTTTATTAGTTTATCATTAATATAAATAGTGATGTATCTGCAAACAAAAATATTAGTTTCCCTAGCTCTTTCCCCACATCTCCACAGTGTAATAATACTCTCCAGTCTCCCTTAACATCACAGCAGTTAAATGTGCCTGCTAAGTGTTAAATCTCAACCATGTTGATTGCACAATCAAAATGCCCAAATATGGATCCTGTGCTTAGTTCATAATTGGATTGAGAATCCTGGCTCTTCCACAATcattgttctgttataatctgcatttcaaatggcaccctattccctttatagtgtactactgcTGAGGTACTTTAACATTGTTCTAGtttaaggtagtgcactatatagtcaGTATCTCTGACTTGTCAAGTGTCTCTCACACAGTGATATCTCCACTGACGTGTCTCCTCTCAGCTCTTCTTGATGAGTTTGGCCACAGAGAGGAAGGCTTGCTGGAGCCCCATTCCCTTCAGGCCGCTGCATGCCTGGATCTGCCAGGCTCGGTCTTTGTAGCTGGGCAGCTCCAGCTGGTTGGACACCTCTCTGATGTTCATGGTGTTGGGGAGGTCCTTCTTGTTAGCCAGCACCATCAGAGGTATTCCCTTCATGTTGTCGTCGGACAGAACATTCTTCAGAGCCTTCTGAGAGTCCCCTATACTGGCCCGGTCACTACTGTCCACCACGAACACCATAGCCTTACAGCCCTCCAGGTAGTGTCTAGCTAATGATATTGCAATTTTAGCAAGTCATTAGTTGAGGATAAAAGGTTATTCTATTCCAGTACTCTAGCAACCTGATCATGGGACCGGAGACAGAATGTGCATTTATTTGTTCTAGACTTTAACTgtcacacctgattaaactacactgaacaaaaatataaactcaacatagttttggtcccatgtttcatgagctgaaataaaagatttccatacgcacaaaaagcctcatctcaaattttgtgcacaactgtgtttacatccctgttagtgagtatttcttccttgccaagataatccatccagctgacaggtgtgacatatcaagaagctgattaaacagcatgatcattacacaggtgcaccttgtgctggggacaataaggccactaaaatgtgcagttgtcacatcAAAATTCCACAGATGTCAAGTTGAGGAAGCAtgaaattggcatgctaactgcataaatgcccaccagagctgctgccagagtattgaatattaatttctctaccataagctgcctccaaagtcattttagagaaattgcgtccaactggcctcacaaccgcagaccacgtataaccccgccagcccaggacctccatatccagcttcacctgcgggatcgtctgagaccagccacccagacagaagATGAAACTGTCTGTAATACAGCCCTTTTGTGCAGGGAAAAACATTTTGACTGGcttggcctggctccccagtggattGGCCTATGCCCTCACAGGCCCACACCCCTGcgtagtcatgtgaaatccatagattagggcctatttaattcaattgactgatttactgtgactcagtaaaattaattgtttattttttgttcagtCTAATAACAGGCATTATGATtagtggaatgagatgttcgtaGTACTGGGCTAAAACAGAAATAGAATAGCACAGAACCAACAACTCGCCTCCAGTTGGCCCTCATCTCCCCCTGTCTGCCCACATCCCACACGGTCAAGGCCATTTTCTTGTTCAGATCCAGGGTCACCACGTTGAAGCCCACGGTGGGGGAAGTATCCATCACCAACCCTGTCTTGAACCTGAAGAGCAGGGTGGACTTCCCAGATGAGCCCAGGCCCATCAGAACAACCGTGGGAGTCCTCTTGATTTCCCTCTTGGATAGAAGCAGCCCCATGACAGACACACTTGGCTAGGCAAAGCAGGGTCTGATGTAGAAGGTAAATAGGAAGTACGGCAGTCCCACCTAGGCAGGGGTGTGGGCCTGTGCGTTAAATAGGCCATACTTCCTATTTACCTTCTACATCAGACCCTGCTTTGCCTAGCCAAGTGTGTCTGTCATGGGGCTGCTTCTATCCAAGAGGGACATCAAGAGGACTCCCACGGTTCTGATGGGCCTGGGCTCATCTGGGAAGTCCATCCACAGCTTCTGAACAATGTTGGTTTGTTGGGTCTTCCTCGGTAGTCTCTGATTTACATCAACAAAAGGAGATTCGGTGAAAGCGTCAGGTGTGCTCACTTGCTGCTGCCCTCCGGTGACTAGAGACTCACTCAACGTGAATAAAACTGAGTTTGAGTTTCAGAATATAAACATGGTCACATGAGAACCAGTCTTTTCACATTCTTCTTTTAGAGGCTGTACCAACAGGCTTTCTCAGTTTCTCTATACTCTAATGCATCCTCCCTCATTGCGCAGATCTAGGGTTTGATTGGTGAAAGCAGTGGGGTGATTATTACCGCAAGGGAAGAaagtatgttttttattttaattgggCCTATGTTTTATTATTAAACACCAGAGGGCTGAAAATGGTTATTCTTAACTCCCATTTATTGCGTTAGTAGTTGGCAAGAGAACAATAGACTAGCACCCAGGCTAGGCGCATGTGTCCTAAAATCTTCTCAACCGTGGACTCTGCCCACCGAGTCCGCTGATGACCTAAACCAAGCGCACCTTCTTTCAGCCCATGACGTCAGAGTGTCCATCTGGACCAAAGATTTGGACGGGGCTCGAGCGCAAAACTATCGCTAAACTCAAAGCTGCTGCCTGGTACGTTTGGTATCCTTACATCAGCGACGACAACAACGAAGTGACAGCTTTATTCTGGTAATCGTGCTTTCAAATCATATTTACTTGAGGTAGGTTTATTAATAGTCGAGCTGTTAAATGTGTCTTTCTTGTTTCTTTCCTCAGTTTTCTTGATGATATGGAGCGATGCTTTAGGTACAGTAACCCACAGCTTGCTAGCTATTAGTCAGCGCTGAATCTATCCAGCTAGGTGCTAGGCTAGCTTGCTTTGTAGATAGCCAGATAACGGTAAACAGCAAAGGGAGACTGCCATGGGTGCAGCCTTCAACGTAGTGCATCGCTAGCTTGACCAGTCACTGTTAGGTGACCGTTACCATGTCGCAAGCTAGTTTGCTACCTGGCAAGGTAAGCTAACTACTGTTAGCCAGCTAGGAGGCTAATGGATGCCGCATTTGTTGTGGCTGAGATTCACGATTGTAATCCCAATGGTAAACAGAGTGCATGGCCAGAGATGCGTTGGATCTGCAGTACCGTACTTACGTAGTTAGCTAATGTTACCTAGCTAGTCATCCAATTATTTAACCAACTGTATGAGACAGTTAAAAGATCTGGATGGGAACGTTTGCCAAATAAAGTAGCCATTCCATCTCCATCTGCATGTTGTCTGTATAGCCCaatactatttaaaaaaaattcgaTATCACCGTGAGCATCCAGAGATGGCATTATAAAGTCCTGAAGTCATGTCTAACTTACTGCACAAGCCTTTGAGCAAATATTAACATATTTATGAATACCTTAATTGAAACCAGGGTGCCTCACCACTGAGGTTTAGACTAAGACACAGTGTTTTGTACGTGTCTGTCTTTTGATGGTTGTCTTGTAACAGTGTTAGCGGGGACAGTGGTGGCCTCACAGCCCCTGCTTCTCCCTCCCCTGTGTCCCCCGTCCTCACCCCGACCCCCCCACCGCGGAGAGCCAGAGTGAGGTACCCAGCCATGGTGGATGTGGGGAAGTGGCCCCTCTTCACCCTGCTGGGGGCTCAGGAGGTCTCCCGCATCAGGCAGGCCTGTGTCTTCGGAACCTCGGCCAACGAAGCTATCTACATCACCCAGGACGATGAGGTGAGACTGGGGGTGTCTCGATTGTATAGAATAACTTTATAGTTTTTATGTAGTGCAGAACTCTCTGGAAAGCAGTGGAAATTGTTACTGAGTGGAGTTTCttggttaaataaatataattaCATGTAATGGCATCCTCTCCCTGACTTCTCTTCATCTTTGTCTCTGATCTCCCTGTAGGTGTTTGTGTTTGGGCTGAACTGCAGTAACTGTCTGGGGACAGGAGACAGTCAGAGCACCATGGTCCCTAAGAAACTAGACTTCCTCCGAGGCAAGAAGGTGGTCAGTCTCAGCTATGGCAGTGGACCACACGTCTTACTGGCCACAGAAGGTATGCTGCCCACTTGCCTTACTTGTTTTTACCACCACCAAATGGCAACGTTGGCACGTTACTAGAACTTTACCAAAAGCCAGTATAATTGTCATAGTGCAGCTTACTTAAATAGCTCTGTTATACTTTGGTGCGTTTGTCTCTCAGGGGGAGAGTTGTTTGCCTGGGGGCACAATGGATACAGCCAGCTGGGCAACGGGACCACCAACCAGGGGGTGTCACCCATCCTGGTTTCAACCAACCTGCAGAACAAGAAAATAACACAAGTGGCCTGTGGGTCACATCACTCTCTGGCCCTGACACACGATGGAGAGGTGAGGGGAAATTCTTGTTTAAGTCCTTTTACATGCACTTGTAACCCTGAAATAAGCCCGTTTCAAGATGTCAGtgtctactgctactgctacagtGCTACTGCTAGGTACATAATGTTCAAGAGAATAAAAAGACTGATGAACATGAGTGGACTATTGGTGGAGGTTGTGTGTAGCCTGTCAGTGTGTGGAGTGGACTATGGAACCCTGTCAGGTTCAAGTTTTCTAACCAGGGCTGATCAGTGGTCACTTGTCttggctgtctgtctctttaaGTGGTTTATGTTTGTCCCAGCAGCAGGTTAGGAAGGTATTATCTCAGTTCACTGTGTCCAGGCTGGCTGCATCTAACCCAGGCCCGCTGGCCTGGTCTCACACACGATTGAAGAGCTGATGTAGAAATGACTAATGATTTCCAAAAGTAGCCCTAAATATCTATCTTGGATGTGTTGAAATATGTTACTCAGCACTGTAAAGGGGTAGTTACAACATTACCTAATATCATGGTTACCTAGGATCACTGGTCACGAGGTGTGATTGTGTATAGGGTTGACAGTCGGTGTGTATATGATTCTATCTGCTAGGTGTTTGCGTGGGGTTACAACAACTGTGGCCAGGTGGGTTCAGGTGccacagccaaccagccaaccccCCGCAGGGTGACCAACTGCCTGCAGGGTAAAGTGGTGATGGGCATCGCCTGTGGACAGACCTCCTCCATGGCTGTGCTCGACAATGGGGAGGTGAGAGACCAAGCCCTTGGGAAGGATGGGTTTATATTGTGTAGTTCCCTCCGGTCCAGAGAAAGTCAAAGCAAAATGTTATATAGCAACATGTACATAAAGGAAGATATTGCTGACTACCGTGGcctgtgtgtgttgcaggtgtTTGGCTGGGGATACAATGGGAATGGCCAGCTGGGAGTGGGCAACAACGGTAACCAGCTGACCCCCTGTCGCCTGGCAGCCCTCCAGGGTCTCTGTGTACTACAAGTAAGACTGGACAGTAGTGTACACTACTACcacctgtatgtctctgtctgaatCATCTACTCATGTCTACTTCAAATCAAACTAATACAAAACAGAATTGAGCCCAGAGCCTTGTTGCTGTCCACTCCCACTGTGTAAAACCCTTAAGGACTTGTCTTCCAGATCGCGTCAGGCTACGCCCACTCCCTGGCTCTAACCGACGAGGGCCTGCTGTATGCCTGGGGGGCTAACA
This is a stretch of genomic DNA from Oncorhynchus mykiss isolate Arlee chromosome 7, USDA_OmykA_1.1, whole genome shotgun sequence. It encodes these proteins:
- the LOC110527343 gene encoding RCC1 and BTB domain-containing protein 1 isoform X2; this encodes MTSECPSGPKIWTGLERKTIAKLKAAAWYVWYPYISDDNNEVTALFCFLDDMERCFSVSGDSGGLTAPASPSPVSPVLTPTPPPRRARVRYPAMVDVGKWPLFTLLGAQEVSRIRQACVFGTSANEAIYITQDDEVFVFGLNCSNCLGTGDSQSTMVPKKLDFLRGKKVVSLSYGSGPHVLLATEGGELFAWGHNGYSQLGNGTTNQGVSPILVSTNLQNKKITQVACGSHHSLALTHDGEVFAWGYNNCGQVGSGATANQPTPRRVTNCLQGKVVMGIACGQTSSMAVLDNGEVFGWGYNGNGQLGVGNNGNQLTPCRLAALQGLCVLQIASGYAHSLALTDEGLLYAWGANTYGQLGTGNKSNQLSPVHIMAEKERGEGERPTVGSKRTRENTEEAWHRETEIVEIAACHSTHTSACKTQSGQVYMWGQCRGQSIVLPHLTHFSCTDDVFACFATPSVMWRLLSMEHDDFLTVAQSLRKEFDSPETADLKFSVDGKYIHVHKAVLKIRCEHFRSMFQSHWTEDMKEVIEIDQFSYPVYRSFLEFLYTDNVDLPPEDAIGLLDLATSYCENRLKRLCQHIIKRGITVENAFSLLSAAVRYDAEDLEEFCFKFCVNHLTEVTQTAAFWQIDGNMLKEFICRASRCGAFKN
- the LOC110527343 gene encoding RCC1 and BTB domain-containing protein 1 isoform X4 → MTSECPSGPKIWTGLERKTIAKLKAAAWYVWYPYISDDNNEVTALFCVSGDSGGLTAPASPSPVSPVLTPTPPPRRARVRYPAMVDVGKWPLFTLLGAQEVSRIRQACVFGTSANEAIYITQDDEVFVFGLNCSNCLGTGDSQSTMVPKKLDFLRGKKVVSLSYGSGPHVLLATEGGELFAWGHNGYSQLGNGTTNQGVSPILVSTNLQNKKITQVACGSHHSLALTHDGEVFAWGYNNCGQVGSGATANQPTPRRVTNCLQGKVVMGIACGQTSSMAVLDNGEVFGWGYNGNGQLGVGNNGNQLTPCRLAALQGLCVLQIASGYAHSLALTDEGLLYAWGANTYGQLGTGNKSNQLSPVHIMAEKERGEGERPTVGSKRTRENTEEAWHRETDRIVEIAACHSTHTSACKTQSGQVYMWGQCRGQSIVLPHLTHFSCTDDVFACFATPSVMWRLLSMEHDDFLTVAQSLRKEFDSPETADLKFSVDGKYIHVHKAVLKIRCEHFRSMFQSHWTEDMKEVIEIDQFSYPVYRSFLEFLYTDNVDLPPEDAIGLLDLATSYCENRLKRLCQHIIKRGITVENAFSLLSAAVRYDAEDLEEFCFKFCVNHLTEVTQTAAFWQIDGNMLKEFICRASRCGAFKN
- the LOC110527343 gene encoding RCC1 and BTB domain-containing protein 1 isoform X7 — protein: MTSECPSGPKIWTGLERKTIAKLKAAAWYVWYPYISDDNNEVTALFCFLDDMERCFSVSGDSGGLTAPASPSPVSPVLTPTPPPRRARVRYPAMVDVGKWPLFTLLGAQEVSRIRQACVFGTSANEAIYITQDDEVFVFGLNCSNCLGTGDSQSTMVPKKLDFLRGKKVVSLSYGSGPHVLLATEGGELFAWGHNGYSQLGNGTTNQGVSPILVSTNLQNKKITQVACGSHHSLALTHDGEVFAWGYNNCGQVGSGATANQPTPRRVTNCLQGKVVMGIACGQTSSMAVLDNGEVFGWGYNGNGQLGVGNNGNQLTPCRLAALQGLCVLQIASGYAHSLALTDEGLLYAWGANTYGQLGTGNKSNQLSPVHIMAEKERIVEIAACHSTHTSACKTQSGQVYMWGQCRGQSIVLPHLTHFSCTDDVFACFATPSVMWRLLSMEHDDFLTVAQSLRKEFDSPETADLKFSVDGKYIHVHKAVLKIRCEHFRSMFQSHWTEDMKEVIEIDQFSYPVYRSFLEFLYTDNVDLPPEDAIGLLDLATSYCENRLKRLCQHIIKRGITVENAFSLLSAAVRYDAEDLEEFCFKFCVNHLTEVTQTAAFWQIDGNMLKEFICRASRCGAFKN